The Primulina eburnea isolate SZY01 chromosome 13, ASM2296580v1, whole genome shotgun sequence genome includes a region encoding these proteins:
- the LOC140809659 gene encoding uncharacterized protein yields MVFFKDIYSSGIQHLVILDDESQSEEKGTILVVDEPVAGRYAKPWPRLTNPLYTDEWSIETPFNKTSKVWTLRATHHQQSKEHIHLSSLGRRIIEGKATWDDTLRFTGEFHYIKGYWEWTEDILSRCDHKLRAAQIYDPVYASLFTYDRNTNIMKAFCEAWCPANNTLLTSLGELSISLWDLHSLSGLPITGHLYDEVVPSAKELTGVDEAGSRFFPRSCNYLFHAYHLLRGSSKGEPHPHVTIDQWVRFWFKKSLRYHSPPPRKDKKTVRPKSTHNPLGDLNVHESWSIAEKAIFSKLGIKDNSIDETCLAAYLSCWLCAFILPFDDANTIRPSTFKIASIMANGRKVGLAVPTLTSIYRGLNKIVGSSKPSQVSSTFPVHFIYGWLAHYFKTHFQVWQGVRSPKMASFSGEGGAKYYDPSEARKKIHKGDFVSWTCTMITRNKDFLYLDNGNAEEFEQNYFIAIRSSYLSLRQGGHFIIEPYSPHRFSRQFGFYQTIPGVLTRDIRRASLEDGLLYWRLCVLSNSMSKVRFPSIPPNAKKFCSDEYKKWWAAVHGNYLEENIMSLTVSYENSQEGKVCDNGDDFLGEDPLHMPSNTFLKERNVRAIELPTSNKRKNLEDSESSNADCHWKRTKKDSDPSNQKIIDIDCATRDEQHTGSFVGELEHKLLNDDIRGSQESQKSLAILSAGDTISKKSSISTMPSVVPKPVALAVFDGGKFLFDHQKDFLQRLWLDLREKITNTSVDCISSLKDEVFLVLGTMKSLNGFDFSGLEELLGSLFDKAAAFGEACSRSSEQTAKEALAQQLSEAKDRLDKAKTKEIKEASQVKSTQEDLERTVKELGDLKKRKKLLSSSLKRQQRLFSGAQAEVHTIEAEIIGIGDISPLDDEAIENLNASKTRLEAAKEDLKKFNLFV; encoded by the exons ATGGTCTTCTTCAAAGATATATATTCTTCCGGCATTCAACACTTGGTGATACTTGACGACGAGAGTCAATCCGAAGAAAAGGGCACTATCTTGGTCGTCGATGAGCCCGTAGCTGGTCGTTATGCAAAGCCATGGCCGCGGTTGACAAACCCACTTTACACCGATGAGTGGTCGATCGAGACTCCCTTCAACAAAACTtctaaagtttggactttacgAGCAACTCACCATCAACAATCAAAAGAGCATATTCATTTATCGTCATTGGGCCGTCGGATCATTGAAGGCAAGGCGACGTGGGATGATACACTTCGATTCACTGGCGAGTTTCATTATATTAAAGGTTATTGGGAGTGGACCGAAGACATTCTTAGTCGATGTGATCACAAGCTTCGAGCGGCGCAAATATATGATCCAGTGTATGCTTCATTGTTCACGTATGATCGAAACACAAATATCATGAAGGCGTTTTGCGAGGCATGGTGTCCAGCAAACAATACCCTGTTGACTTCACTTGGGGAGCTTTCTATATCTTTGTGGGATTTACATTCTTTATCGGGTCTCCCTATCACCGGGCATTTATATGACGAAGTTGTTCCTAGTGCCAAGGAGCTTACCGGTGTTGATGAAGCGGGCAGTAGATTTTTTCCTCGTTCTTGCAACTACTTGTTTCATGCTTACCACCTACTTCGCGGGAGTTCGAAAGGCGAACCACATCCCCATGTGACCATCGACCAATGGGTTAGATTTTGGTTCAAAAAATCTTTAAGGTATCATTCTCCACCTCCACGGAAAGATAAGAAGACAGTGCGCCCTAAGTCTACGCATAACCCCCTTGGTGACCTCAATGTGCATGAAAGCTGGTCCATCGCAGAGAAGGCTATATTTTCGAAGCTTGGGATCAAAGATAACTCAATAGATGAGACATGCTTGGCAGCATATTTATCTTGTTGGTTATGTGCATTCATCCTTCCTTTTGATGATGCTAACACAATCCGTCCGAGTACCTTCAAAATAGCAAGCATTATGGCCAATGGTCGTAAAGTGGGCCTCGCTGTTCCGACATTGACGAGCATCTACAGAGGTCTCAATAAAATTGTTGGCTCTTCAAAGCCATCCCAGGTTTCTTCGACTTTTCCCGTCCACTTTATCTATGGCTGGCTTGCACATTACTTTAAGACACATTTTCAAGTTTGGCAAGGAGTGCGCAGCCCCAAAATGGCGAGCTTTTCCGGAGAAGGGGGTGCAAAATACTATGATCCGAGTGAAGCTCgcaagaaaattcacaaaggaGATTTTGTTTCTTGGACATGCACCATGATCACTAGAAACAAAGACTTTTTGTATCTCGATAATGGAAACGCGGAGGAATTCGAGCAGAATTATTTTATTGCCATCCGTTCCAGTTATCTGTCTTTGCGTCAAGGAGGTCATTTTATCATTGAGCCTTATAGTCCTCACCGCTTCAGTCGTCAGTTCGGATTCTACCAAACCATACCCGGGGTTCTTACTCGAGATATTCGCAGAGCTTCTTTGGAGGATGGACTTCTTTATTGGCGTTTGTGTGTTTTATCCAACTCCATGTCTAAGGTGCGCTTTCCTTCTATACCCCCAAATGCGAAGAAGTTTTGCTCTGATGAGTACAAGAAATGGTGGGCTGCAGTCCATGGAAATTACTTGGAAGAAAATATCATGTCTCTCACTGTCTCATATGAAAACTCGCAAGAAGGCAAAGTGTGTGATAATGGAGATGACTTTCTTGGGGAGGATCCTCTACATATGCCCTCAAATACTTTCCTTAAAGAACGCAACGTTCGTGCCATTGAGCTTCCTACATCTAACAAGAGAAAGAATCTTGAAGACAGTGAGAGTAGCAATGCAGACTGCCATTGGAAAAGAACCAAAAAGGACTCTGACCCCTCAAATCAAAAAATCATTGATATCGACTGTGCAACTAGGGACGAGCAGCACACGGGAAGCTTTGTGGGAGAG TTGGAGCACAAATTGTTGAACGATGATATTCGAGGTTCGCAAGAGAGTCAAAAATCACTTGCAATCCTTTCAGCTGGTGACACAATATCCAAGAAGAGTTCTATTTCAACAATGCCCAGCGTCGTTCCTAAACCTGTTGCACTTGCTGTGTTCGACGGaggaaaatttttatttgatcaTCAAAAGGACTTCCTTCAGAGATTGTGGTTGGACCTTCGTGAGAAGATAACAAACACATCGGTTGATTGCATTTCTTCTCTCAAAGACGAAGTGTTCTTGGTGCTTGGTACAATGAAGAGCCTCAACGGTTTTGATTTTTCTGGTTTGGAAGAGTTGTTGGGATCTCTTTTTGACAAAGCTGCTGCTTTTGGTGAAGCTTGTTCGAGATCTTCCGAACAGACTGCTAAGGAGGCTCTTGCACAACAATTAAGTGAAGCAAAAGATCGTCTTGATAAAGCCAAGACAAAAGAGATCAAAGAAGCAAGCCAAGTCAAATCCACTCAGGAGGATTTGGAGCGCACTGTTAAGGAACTTGGTGATTTAAAGAAGCGAAAGAAACTCTTATCTTCTTCCTTGAAGAGACAACAGCGATTGTTTTCCGGTGCTCAAGCAGAGGTTCATACAATTGAAGCAGAGATCATCGGGATTGGAGATATCTCCCCATTGGATGACGAAGCTATTGAGAATCTGAACGCGTCGAAGACTCGTCTCGAAGCTGCCAAAGAAGATTTGAAGAAGTTCAACCTTTTTGTTTAG